One genomic region from Athalia rosae chromosome 3, iyAthRosa1.1, whole genome shotgun sequence encodes:
- the LOC105686780 gene encoding tyramine/octopamine receptor-like isoform X2, with protein MGSETPVGGDNNNFTSYNYNHWNYSDPVKTTSESNSPTESNAEYYTPSWIDLLQAVVFSVLIVVTIVGNTLVIAAVITTRRLRSVTNCFVSSLAAADLLVGLAVMPPAILLQLNGGSWELGEILCDSWVSLDVLLCTASILSLCAISIDRYLAVTQPLVYSRRRRSKRLAGSMIIVVWILAGSIASLPMLGCFPNAQNTNEKICTYNMDTSYVIFSAMGSFFLPMLVMLYVYARISCVIARRHRNLETNNSEPLNRKIVGQRERSRSVRSKRSESSAALERRSSPCDQIVDDHVEHAGNSGKKMGFRSHQQSCINRVARETKTAGTLAVVVGGFVACWLPFFILYLATPFMPKSPPSTLMPALTWLEVVEAFQCRSTKAITYHPFQRVEELITKPQERRKKIPIGGKKSNKLISS; from the exons ATGGGAAGTGAAACACCGGTCGGCGGGGATAATAACAATTTCAcaagttataattataatcactGGAATTATTCGGATCCCGTCAAAACTACTAGCGAATCGAATTCCCCCACGGAAAGTAATGCGGAATACTATACACCCAGTTGGATTGATTTATTACAGGCTGTTGTTTTCTCCGTACTCATCGTTGTTACAATT GTGGGAAACACCTTGGTTATAGCAGCTGTGATAACGACCCGTCGTCTCAGATCGGTTACCAATTGTTTCGTATCCAGTTTGGCAGCTGCCGATCTCTTAGTTGGTTTGGCGGTAATGCCACCTGCAATTTTACTACAG CTAAACGGAGGGTCCTGGGAGCTGGGAGAAATCTTATgcgattcttgggtctctctTGACGTCCTTCTTTGCACTGCGAGTATTTTATCCCTTTGCGCCATATCGATCGACAG ATACCTCGCCGTGACGCAGCCTTTGGTATACAGCAGGCGTAGACGGAGCAAAAGACTCGCTGGTTCGATGATAATAGTCGTCTGGATTTTGGCTGGGTCTATCGCAAGCCTTCCAATGCTCGGTTGTTTCCCGAACGCCCAgaatacgaacgaaaaaatttgtactTATAACATGGACACCTCGTACGTTATCTTCTCGGCGATGGGATCATTCTTTTTACCAATGTTGGTCAtgctgtacgtatacgcaagGATATCCTGCGTCATCGCCAGGAGGCACAGAAACCTTGAGACAAATAACTCCGAGCCCTTAAATCGGAAGATCGTCGGTCAA CGAGAGCGTTCGAGGAGCGTAAGATCGAAAAGATCCGAGAGTTCGGCAGCGCTTGAGAGGAGGAGCAGTCCATGTGATCAGATAGTAGACGATCACGTTGAACACGCGGGTAATTCGGGTAAAAAAATGGGCTTCAGAAGTCATCAGCAGAGCTGTATAAACAGGGTGGCAAGAGAGACGAAAACTGCTGGTACATTGGCGGTCGTTGTTGGTGGATTCGTCGCCTGTTGGCTTCCATTCTTCATTCTTTACCTCGCGACTCCCTTTATGCCAAAGAGTCCACCCAGCACCCTCATGCCGGCGCTCACATGGCTTG AGGTCGTGGAGGCGTTCCAATGCAGATCCACCAAGGCCATCACATACCACCCGTTCCAACGAGTGGAAGAATTAATAACGAAGCCTCAAgaacgtaggaaaaaaatacccattggtggaaaaaaatcaaacaaattaaTCAGTTCTTAA
- the LOC105686780 gene encoding probable G-protein coupled receptor No18 isoform X1, protein MGSETPVGGDNNNFTSYNYNHWNYSDPVKTTSESNSPTESNAEYYTPSWIDLLQAVVFSVLIVVTIVGNTLVIAAVITTRRLRSVTNCFVSSLAAADLLVGLAVMPPAILLQLNGGSWELGEILCDSWVSLDVLLCTASILSLCAISIDRYLAVTQPLVYSRRRRSKRLAGSMIIVVWILAGSIASLPMLGCFPNAQNTNEKICTYNMDTSYVIFSAMGSFFLPMLVMLYVYARISCVIARRHRNLETNNSEPLNRKIVGQRERSRSVRSKRSESSAALERRSSPCDQIVDDHVEHAGNSGKKMGFRSHQQSCINRVARETKTAGTLAVVVGGFVACWLPFFILYLATPFMPKSPPSTLMPALTWLGWINSAINPFIYAFYSADFRLAFWRLTCRKFCRGRGGVPMQIHQGHHIPPVPTSGRINNEASRT, encoded by the exons ATGGGAAGTGAAACACCGGTCGGCGGGGATAATAACAATTTCAcaagttataattataatcactGGAATTATTCGGATCCCGTCAAAACTACTAGCGAATCGAATTCCCCCACGGAAAGTAATGCGGAATACTATACACCCAGTTGGATTGATTTATTACAGGCTGTTGTTTTCTCCGTACTCATCGTTGTTACAATT GTGGGAAACACCTTGGTTATAGCAGCTGTGATAACGACCCGTCGTCTCAGATCGGTTACCAATTGTTTCGTATCCAGTTTGGCAGCTGCCGATCTCTTAGTTGGTTTGGCGGTAATGCCACCTGCAATTTTACTACAG CTAAACGGAGGGTCCTGGGAGCTGGGAGAAATCTTATgcgattcttgggtctctctTGACGTCCTTCTTTGCACTGCGAGTATTTTATCCCTTTGCGCCATATCGATCGACAG ATACCTCGCCGTGACGCAGCCTTTGGTATACAGCAGGCGTAGACGGAGCAAAAGACTCGCTGGTTCGATGATAATAGTCGTCTGGATTTTGGCTGGGTCTATCGCAAGCCTTCCAATGCTCGGTTGTTTCCCGAACGCCCAgaatacgaacgaaaaaatttgtactTATAACATGGACACCTCGTACGTTATCTTCTCGGCGATGGGATCATTCTTTTTACCAATGTTGGTCAtgctgtacgtatacgcaagGATATCCTGCGTCATCGCCAGGAGGCACAGAAACCTTGAGACAAATAACTCCGAGCCCTTAAATCGGAAGATCGTCGGTCAA CGAGAGCGTTCGAGGAGCGTAAGATCGAAAAGATCCGAGAGTTCGGCAGCGCTTGAGAGGAGGAGCAGTCCATGTGATCAGATAGTAGACGATCACGTTGAACACGCGGGTAATTCGGGTAAAAAAATGGGCTTCAGAAGTCATCAGCAGAGCTGTATAAACAGGGTGGCAAGAGAGACGAAAACTGCTGGTACATTGGCGGTCGTTGTTGGTGGATTCGTCGCCTGTTGGCTTCCATTCTTCATTCTTTACCTCGCGACTCCCTTTATGCCAAAGAGTCCACCCAGCACCCTCATGCCGGCGCTCACATGGCTTG GTTGGATAAACTCTGCGATAAATCCATTCATCTACGCCTTCTACTCCGCTGACTTCAGACTGGCATTTTGGCGTTTGActtgtcgaaaattttgcagAGGTCGTGGAGGCGTTCCAATGCAGATCCACCAAGGCCATCACATACCACCCGTTCCAACGAGTGGAAGAATTAATAACGAAGCCTCAAgaacgtag